A genomic region of Microlunatus sagamiharensis contains the following coding sequences:
- a CDS encoding glycosyltransferase family 9 protein codes for MRAPAPHGHVLVARLDSVGDILLAGPAVRAVAASAERVTMLVGRGRGAVARLLPGVDDVIEYAAPWVVPDPGALDAAAVDTLVREVREAGVDAGLILTSFHQSPLPLALLLRLAGVGWLGAISEDYPGSLLDLRHQMPVEPADVPESERALSLARAAGFTLDGPATLAVRGPLPDVGSLVGEGDYLVYHPGADAPARRPGAEQSRATVAALVEAGHRVVVTGSPAESTLTGFVAGGLALDLTGAVDLAGLAAVLGGAEVVVAPNTGPAHLAAAVGTPVVSLFAPVVPPERWAPYGVPVVLLGDQSAPCRLTRARHCPVAGHPCLDAVSPASVVAAVASLRRTPPAGTPAPARPREVDHVS; via the coding sequence GTGAGAGCCCCAGCCCCGCACGGCCACGTGCTCGTCGCCCGCCTCGACAGCGTCGGCGACATCCTCCTGGCCGGACCGGCGGTGCGCGCCGTGGCCGCGTCGGCCGAGCGCGTCACCATGCTCGTGGGTCGCGGCCGGGGTGCGGTCGCGCGGCTGCTGCCGGGGGTCGACGACGTCATCGAGTACGCCGCCCCCTGGGTCGTGCCCGACCCCGGCGCCCTGGACGCGGCGGCGGTCGACACGCTCGTCCGCGAGGTCCGCGAGGCCGGCGTCGACGCCGGGCTGATCCTGACCTCCTTCCACCAGTCGCCGCTGCCGCTGGCCCTGCTGCTCCGTCTCGCCGGCGTGGGCTGGCTGGGCGCCATCAGCGAGGACTACCCGGGTTCGCTGCTCGACCTGCGCCACCAGATGCCCGTCGAGCCCGCCGACGTGCCGGAGAGCGAGCGGGCGCTGTCGCTGGCCCGCGCTGCCGGCTTCACCCTGGACGGGCCGGCCACCCTCGCCGTGCGCGGGCCGCTGCCCGACGTCGGATCGCTGGTGGGTGAGGGTGACTACCTCGTCTACCACCCGGGCGCCGACGCCCCGGCGCGCCGCCCGGGCGCGGAGCAGAGCCGCGCGACCGTCGCCGCGCTGGTCGAGGCCGGCCACCGCGTCGTCGTCACCGGGTCGCCGGCGGAGTCGACGCTGACCGGCTTCGTCGCGGGCGGGCTCGCCCTCGACCTGACCGGCGCCGTGGACCTCGCCGGGCTGGCGGCCGTGCTCGGGGGCGCCGAGGTCGTGGTCGCCCCGAACACCGGTCCCGCGCACCTCGCCGCCGCCGTCGGCACGCCCGTCGTGTCGCTCTTCGCCCCCGTCGTGCCGCCCGAGCGCTGGGCGCCGTACGGCGTGCCCGTCGTCCTGCTCGGCGACCAGTCGGCGCCCTGCCGCCTGACCCGTGCCCGCCACTGCCCGGTCGCCGGGCACCCCTGCCTCGACGCCGTCTCGCCCGCCTCCGTCGTCGCCGCCGTGGCGTCGCTCCGCCGCACCCCACCCGCCGGCACTCCCGCGCCGGCCCGTCCCCGCGAGGTCGACCATGTCTCTTGA
- a CDS encoding glycosyltransferase family 9 protein yields MPSPVLVGDLGPRFDDVRRIAVLRGRGIGDLMFVLPAVESLLAAYPGAEVTLLGMPSHVALLGDRPAPFTAVEVLPVHPGVRETGPGLEVDAAATEAFCARARAQAYDLAVQAHGGGGNSNPFLLRLGARHTIGTAAPGAPALERVVPYRYHQHETQRWLEVAALAGAPAVQLEARLRGRANRRPRPGVRPRLVVHPGATDPRRRWPSSRFAAVAKALAERGVEVVVVGDASDLPAAEQIVATAASPLVTSVADRMPLGALVDLLEDSDVVLANDSGPRHVAMAVGTATVGVFWGPNTINAAPVGRRRHRIHPAWTVHCPRCGAPLASGDELRCAHEEESWTVDVQVAPVLADVLDVLETPPVPG; encoded by the coding sequence GTGCCCTCGCCCGTGCTCGTCGGCGACCTCGGACCGCGCTTCGACGACGTCCGCCGCATCGCCGTGCTCCGCGGGCGCGGGATCGGCGACCTGATGTTCGTCCTGCCGGCGGTCGAGTCGCTGCTGGCCGCGTACCCCGGGGCCGAGGTCACCCTGCTCGGGATGCCCTCGCACGTCGCCCTGCTCGGCGACCGGCCCGCGCCCTTCACCGCGGTCGAGGTGCTGCCCGTGCACCCCGGCGTCCGCGAGACCGGCCCCGGCCTCGAGGTCGACGCCGCGGCGACCGAGGCCTTCTGCGCCCGGGCGCGGGCGCAGGCGTACGACCTGGCTGTCCAGGCCCACGGCGGCGGCGGCAACTCCAACCCGTTCCTGCTGCGGCTCGGGGCCCGGCACACGATCGGCACCGCCGCGCCGGGTGCGCCGGCGCTCGAGCGCGTGGTGCCCTACCGCTACCACCAGCACGAGACCCAGCGCTGGCTCGAGGTCGCCGCGCTGGCCGGGGCGCCGGCCGTGCAGCTGGAAGCGCGCCTGCGCGGCCGGGCCAACCGCCGCCCCCGTCCCGGCGTGCGCCCGCGCCTGGTCGTGCACCCCGGCGCCACCGACCCGCGGCGCCGGTGGCCGTCGAGCCGGTTCGCGGCGGTGGCGAAGGCCCTGGCGGAGCGGGGCGTCGAGGTCGTCGTGGTGGGCGACGCGAGCGACCTGCCCGCGGCGGAGCAGATCGTGGCGACGGCCGCCAGCCCGCTCGTCACCTCGGTGGCCGACCGGATGCCGCTCGGCGCGCTGGTCGACCTGCTCGAGGACAGCGACGTGGTGCTCGCGAACGACTCCGGCCCGCGCCACGTGGCCATGGCCGTCGGGACCGCGACCGTCGGCGTCTTCTGGGGCCCGAACACGATCAACGCCGCACCGGTCGGGCGGCGCCGGCATCGGATCCACCCCGCGTGGACGGTGCACTGCCCGCGCTGCGGGGCGCCGCTCGCCTCCGGCGACGAGCTGCGCTGCGCCCACGAGGAGGAGTCCTGGACCGTCGACGTCCAGGTCGCCCCGGTGCTGGCCGACGTCCTCGACGTCCTCGAGACCCCGCCGGTCCCCGGGTGA
- a CDS encoding HAD-IIIA family hydrolase, giving the protein MRPLAGQLRGAQAVLFDRDGTLVHDVPYNRDPALVAPVDGAREVLDALRARYVPTGVVSNQSGLARGLITPAELDAVNARVEELLGPFGTWQVCPHGPEDGCGCRKPAPGMVLAAAAALGVDPRGCVVIGDIGADVGAALAAGARAVLVPTPVTRAEEVEHAREHAMVAPDLRAAVALALAVPEVHA; this is encoded by the coding sequence GTGAGGCCGCTCGCCGGACAGCTCCGAGGTGCGCAGGCGGTCCTCTTCGACCGTGACGGCACGCTCGTGCACGACGTGCCCTACAACCGCGACCCGGCCCTGGTCGCGCCCGTCGACGGCGCCCGCGAGGTGCTCGACGCGCTGCGGGCCCGCTATGTCCCGACCGGCGTGGTCAGCAACCAGTCCGGTCTCGCCCGCGGCCTGATCACCCCCGCCGAGCTCGACGCCGTGAACGCCCGGGTCGAGGAGCTGCTCGGGCCGTTCGGCACCTGGCAGGTCTGCCCCCACGGGCCCGAGGACGGGTGCGGCTGCCGCAAGCCGGCGCCCGGGATGGTCCTCGCCGCCGCCGCGGCCCTCGGCGTCGACCCGCGCGGCTGCGTCGTGATCGGCGACATCGGGGCCGACGTCGGTGCCGCGCTCGCCGCCGGGGCCCGCGCGGTCCTCGTCCCCACGCCCGTCACCCGGGCGGAGGAGGTCGAGCACGCCCGCGAGCACGCGATGGTCGCCCCCGACCTGCGCGCCGCCGTGGCCCTCGCCCTCGCGGTCCCCGAGGTCCACGCGTGA
- a CDS encoding glycosyltransferase, which produces MSEHASPLAAIGAVDAGGQNVHVAELASGLTRLGHEVVVYTRRDDPGLPATVRTDDAYDVVHLDAGPAQVLPKDDLWPLMPAFATALRTHLEVLRPDVVHAHFWMSGWAATRAARGLGIATFVTFHALGSVKRRHQGAADTSPADRLDVELTVARRATGVVATCRDEVAELAAMGVDLDRVDVVPCGVDVRHFTTGAAPLDHPPRRQPHRIVSVGRLVPRKGYATIVEALVDLPGVELVIAGGHATDGVEVERLRLEALAAELGVADRVQFAGQVGHFLMPALLCTADVVVCSPWYEPFGLVPLEAMACGVPVVASAVGGMLDSVADGETGLLVPPQDPAALAAALGGLLADPQRRAAYGRAGVVRARSLYSWDVVAAATAEVYDRAVAALGSAPAATLGAGRLPVLGPA; this is translated from the coding sequence GTGTCCGAGCACGCCTCCCCGTTGGCGGCGATCGGCGCGGTCGACGCGGGCGGGCAGAACGTCCACGTCGCCGAGCTCGCCAGCGGCCTGACCCGGCTCGGCCACGAGGTGGTCGTCTACACCCGCCGCGACGACCCCGGGCTGCCCGCGACCGTCCGCACCGACGACGCGTACGACGTCGTCCACCTCGACGCCGGACCGGCGCAGGTGCTGCCCAAGGACGACCTCTGGCCGCTGATGCCGGCCTTCGCCACCGCCCTGCGCACCCACCTCGAGGTCCTCCGCCCCGACGTCGTGCACGCGCACTTCTGGATGTCGGGCTGGGCGGCCACGCGCGCCGCCCGCGGTCTCGGGATCGCCACCTTCGTCACCTTCCACGCCCTCGGCTCGGTCAAGCGCCGCCACCAGGGCGCGGCGGACACCAGTCCCGCGGACCGCCTGGACGTCGAGCTCACGGTGGCTCGCCGCGCGACCGGCGTCGTCGCGACCTGCCGCGACGAGGTCGCCGAGCTCGCGGCGATGGGGGTCGACCTGGACCGCGTCGACGTCGTGCCCTGCGGCGTGGACGTGCGTCACTTCACCACCGGCGCCGCCCCGCTGGACCACCCGCCGCGGCGCCAGCCGCACCGCATCGTCAGCGTCGGGCGCCTCGTCCCGCGCAAGGGCTACGCCACGATCGTCGAGGCCCTGGTCGACCTGCCGGGCGTCGAGCTCGTCATCGCCGGCGGCCACGCCACCGACGGCGTCGAGGTCGAGCGGCTCCGCCTCGAGGCGCTCGCCGCGGAGCTCGGGGTGGCCGACCGGGTGCAGTTCGCCGGGCAGGTCGGGCACTTCCTGATGCCCGCGCTGCTCTGCACCGCCGACGTCGTCGTCTGCTCCCCCTGGTACGAGCCCTTCGGCCTGGTGCCGCTGGAGGCCATGGCCTGCGGCGTGCCCGTCGTCGCCTCGGCCGTCGGCGGGATGCTCGACAGCGTGGCCGACGGCGAGACCGGCCTGCTGGTCCCGCCGCAGGACCCGGCGGCGCTGGCCGCGGCCCTGGGCGGCCTGCTGGCCGACCCGCAGCGCCGGGCCGCGTACGGGCGGGCGGGTGTCGTCAGGGCACGCTCGCTCTACTCGTGGGACGTGGTGGCCGCGGCGACGGCCGAGGTCTACGACCGGGCGGTCGCGGCGCTGGGGTCCGCACCCGCGGCCACGCTCGGAGCCGGGCGCCTGCCCGTGCTGGGACCGGCGTGA
- a CDS encoding glycosyltransferase family 9 protein, with the protein MSTASDAVGAADDRPVALVLRALGLGDLLVAVPALRALRRARPGHRVVLAAPEWLRPVAELTGAVDALLPVTGLDAPLPWAGPVDLAVNLHGLGPQSHALLDDLRPHERIGHAAPGWDGPDWTDLVLERERWVAVLAHHGIAGDPAEVAITRPSVSSPAPGAVVVHVGAAYGSRSWPAERFAAVVRTLAADHPVVLTGSTAERDRATLVAERAGLPGAANLAGRTDLGALSALVADAALLVSVDTGAAHLATAYATPSVVLFGPAPPERWGPPPGGPHVVLTDARVRTGDAFSDVPDPALLAVGVDDVLAAARRLLDAHRRG; encoded by the coding sequence GTGAGCACCGCCTCGGACGCCGTCGGCGCGGCGGACGACCGGCCGGTCGCGCTGGTGCTGCGGGCGCTCGGCCTCGGCGACCTGCTCGTGGCGGTGCCCGCACTCCGGGCCCTGCGCCGCGCCCGGCCGGGGCACCGCGTGGTGCTGGCCGCGCCCGAGTGGCTGCGCCCGGTCGCGGAGCTCACCGGCGCGGTCGACGCGCTGCTCCCGGTCACCGGACTGGACGCGCCGCTCCCCTGGGCCGGCCCCGTCGACCTCGCCGTGAACCTGCACGGCCTGGGTCCGCAGAGCCACGCGCTGCTCGACGACCTCCGCCCGCACGAGCGGATCGGGCACGCCGCACCCGGGTGGGACGGGCCGGACTGGACCGACCTCGTGCTCGAGCGGGAGCGCTGGGTCGCGGTGCTGGCCCACCACGGCATCGCCGGCGACCCCGCCGAGGTCGCGATCACCCGCCCCTCGGTCTCCAGCCCGGCCCCGGGGGCGGTCGTGGTGCACGTCGGCGCCGCGTACGGCTCGCGGTCGTGGCCGGCGGAGCGCTTCGCCGCGGTCGTCCGCACCCTCGCCGCCGACCACCCGGTCGTGCTCACGGGCTCGACCGCGGAGCGCGACCGGGCCACGCTGGTCGCGGAGCGGGCGGGGCTGCCCGGGGCCGCGAACCTCGCGGGTCGCACCGACCTCGGCGCGCTCTCCGCGCTCGTCGCGGACGCCGCCCTGCTGGTCAGCGTCGACACCGGCGCCGCGCACCTGGCCACCGCGTACGCGACGCCGTCGGTCGTGCTCTTCGGCCCCGCGCCGCCCGAGCGGTGGGGACCCCCGCCGGGCGGTCCGCACGTCGTGCTGACCGACGCGCGCGTCCGCACCGGCGACGCCTTCTCCGACGTCCCCGACCCGGCGCTGCTCGCGGTGGGGGTCGACGACGTGCTGGCGGCCGCGCGCCGGCTGCTGGACGCGCACCGCCGCGGCTGA